A window of Pseudomonas mucidolens contains these coding sequences:
- a CDS encoding NEL-type E3 ubiquitin ligase domain-containing protein, with product MGRFETITPALTVAQFTKLCRSLDIGAKYQVYLKSYVQPGNAGAHEVLRHTFKNAQQTAMRMAAEVALLKQDIAPGDYTMVLSVINGNVQPLLDGKRVSLCEFGLMGIQMTGCVLFSVGDLYGRSDELILYIPNDPLYPLKRYTRAEMTDLFKQRLTARDVSLPDDGSPTTYQRFFSQFVAYADRPYYFKQFTQDGPVLTIDQALDQYAPLLIELSGIDPYSLLYLPNEQPPPQVPNLDPYLAPGAMLRKGAGIGTRNLWDYLFEQHRDKLIADARAHAVPSADVDAKARSEKLARLLNISLLGLTGISMFVPALGQLMMGAMVAQLLVETCEAAHEWSLGDRQAAKAHLIDVAQNLAFMAVMAGGGKVLGRLTAVKAEPVIEALEPVTLSNGETRLWKPDLSGYESPVSLDRSSGPNAMGQYELDGKTYIRQDGKAYQQTYDETLKCWRIEHPSNPWAYKPRLTHNGAGAWRHTLERPLTWDRLTLLRRMGHVTQIFADEQLLRIADISGVSDNVLRKMHMDSLPPPPELTNTLRLFEAGQGVDEVISQIEGEQAVDGRYLYVLPLVVDLPRWPQGRGLEVFETTDLTGGSLKYGSGRQLPPGEVKAPVRICRADVMSGALPARILQGLDEAEILHLLGGEPARVKATRPENFRKQIVDFVKTRQPDVFESLYKGSEPKARFVAQMQRVTPGLSEAAADAVLAQANSEEFERLASTARFPLRMLEHARWYAQHGRLSNAYAGLHLENMASVDSKRLALHALQKLPGWSDSVRLEVRDTSGVLIHGIGSETAPVPNYLVKKGPVYQAFDEQGTALDSNPLPGDNFFPSLMRVLPDDARQAMGVPDISQHAELRKAIIGYAIDHPGEMAQALEQHAAKKNMNKLPIRLKDKRVGYYASGRGPGMEAPLVARVRAAYPGLTDQQANSYVLKLRRTGQTDVQVYAYLQARLSEWQTLVSTLEAWVSDRSPALQTHIFVRREIMDSLKASWRNAPLADQELRFSQLSLVAVDPLPLITADFSHVRDLKLNVPNAEAFLERCASVETLEVQVMQDNPDRVFESLKNLRKLRNLNLNTPITAQLVSELKVLSNLEELNLTSPVGGGGRSESPVLDIRGFSRLRRLQVSDSQTKQWPTGVLELPLLERLNLRATGIDTLPADLYPGRDRLLAGLSLDWSKVAREDFKPIYEYVRNRPRHLIDTSEMVRDYCKGELFRLAEIDPQYFNALHTNVAELWPEPQARFDAVEALSMQRSELDRQLERWLGTTSQPSSEGRSMSTVASTLKVSWCSELVRQYVPPTDLPLHVYGLSGLTRDPSMFVLFGLQLASLPELPAGFFAHVKTLILKQMRVPDQHLQRFVLAFNEIRTLDLSNGELTAMRFKSDELPALEHLNLSHNPLTEVDVSPMSRLHSLSVRGTPIKAWPVGAEHLPEPIWLDLRDTPISTLPQSALDRDQVLINTHLSGTPLSVQACAELAAARQRFEQTRGLSPGTLARFAQDRVLVIFPPTESDCLNIHHLLPLLPAEMSRGSQSLQTRMRRLLPVLNEHEARQWIEKMYAQGIPELQLHERIDGWNQTFEALTRRLNDWLLIRAFREGNWEVSSQTRQAAALRILECWREGLLTAGSQASAELNLIGLRLGDLPELSGAFTHVATLGLRGVGLTEQGSNDFLRAFPNVRTLDLGGNPLEEALPDAIAGMTHLQHLDLSYTSLTASEAVYRSLRGLQHLQRLNLANCDLESFRLDGFRRLQNLDLQNNWLTQWPEGVWQSESLLRLNLSGNDLASIPPQALDGTHDLLMSNTNLFDNRELSRDSLERLRGYAHERQLDPVLGFTRSELDELINDFGGDDSNDTESTFSDEVVPEGQGGRGHLSLWLESLAPETQAASRALWAQLEGEPGHEALFHLLRRLQDTAEFNFSRADLTRRVWEVLKAAGSDSELRQVLFRLSDTHGTCVDGRILTFSGLEVKVFEYNALLEVNPAHLDQKGPALLKLSRQLFRLGEVEKLADKDISARGRHADPAEVRLEYRLGLQGLLDLPGQPGYMMYGKPITGMTLIGAFKAVKIAEATDAFYEDLITRDYWVDYLKEKYPKEFTALEQNSAQKHEKLENDHATFSEAYSEAASVLEVELTTERNKKLLELSRQEASSPPLSERDPDQPGTSKDLMGGRSG from the coding sequence GCCGGGGCACACGAAGTGCTTCGGCACACGTTCAAGAATGCCCAGCAAACGGCTATGCGCATGGCCGCCGAAGTCGCGCTGTTGAAGCAGGATATCGCGCCTGGGGATTACACCATGGTGTTGTCGGTCATCAATGGAAATGTCCAGCCGCTGCTGGACGGTAAGCGCGTCAGCCTATGTGAGTTTGGCTTGATGGGGATTCAGATGACCGGCTGCGTGTTGTTCTCGGTCGGTGATTTATATGGCCGTTCCGATGAGTTGATTCTCTATATTCCCAATGATCCTCTATACCCCCTGAAACGCTACACCAGGGCCGAGATGACGGACCTTTTCAAGCAGCGTTTGACTGCCCGCGATGTGTCTTTGCCCGACGATGGCAGCCCGACGACTTACCAGCGATTTTTCAGCCAGTTCGTGGCTTATGCCGATCGCCCGTACTACTTCAAGCAGTTCACCCAGGATGGGCCGGTGCTGACGATTGACCAGGCCCTGGATCAGTATGCGCCGTTACTCATTGAGTTGAGCGGCATTGATCCCTACTCGCTTCTTTACCTGCCCAACGAGCAGCCGCCCCCACAGGTGCCGAACCTTGATCCCTATCTGGCGCCCGGCGCAATGCTTCGCAAAGGGGCAGGTATCGGGACCCGTAACCTGTGGGATTACCTGTTTGAGCAGCATCGCGACAAGCTCATTGCCGACGCCCGCGCTCACGCGGTGCCCTCGGCGGATGTCGATGCCAAGGCACGCTCGGAAAAACTCGCCCGCTTGTTGAATATCAGTCTGTTGGGGTTGACCGGCATTTCAATGTTTGTACCGGCGTTGGGTCAACTCATGATGGGGGCAATGGTGGCCCAATTGCTGGTAGAGACCTGTGAGGCCGCACACGAGTGGAGTCTAGGCGACCGCCAGGCAGCCAAGGCACACCTGATTGATGTGGCGCAAAACCTGGCTTTCATGGCGGTAATGGCCGGGGGCGGCAAAGTGCTGGGCAGATTGACTGCAGTCAAGGCCGAACCGGTGATCGAGGCGTTGGAGCCGGTTACCCTGTCCAATGGCGAGACGCGTTTGTGGAAACCCGATCTGAGCGGCTATGAAAGTCCCGTCAGCCTGGACCGCAGCAGCGGCCCCAATGCCATGGGCCAATATGAGCTGGACGGCAAGACGTACATTCGCCAGGACGGCAAGGCTTACCAACAAACCTACGATGAGACTCTCAAGTGTTGGCGTATCGAGCACCCGAGCAATCCGTGGGCTTACAAACCTCGGTTGACGCACAACGGCGCCGGTGCTTGGCGTCATACGCTGGAGCGCCCGCTGACATGGGACCGGTTGACGCTGTTGCGGCGTATGGGGCATGTGACGCAGATATTCGCGGATGAGCAATTGCTGAGAATCGCTGACATCAGCGGCGTCAGCGACAATGTTTTGCGCAAGATGCACATGGACAGTTTGCCACCGCCTCCGGAATTGACGAACACCCTGCGCTTGTTTGAGGCTGGCCAAGGCGTGGATGAGGTAATCAGTCAGATAGAAGGTGAGCAAGCGGTCGATGGTCGCTATCTGTACGTCCTGCCTTTGGTTGTCGATCTACCACGCTGGCCGCAGGGGCGGGGGCTGGAGGTATTTGAAACGACGGATTTGACGGGAGGCTCGCTCAAGTACGGCTCTGGACGCCAACTTCCTCCAGGAGAGGTCAAAGCGCCGGTCAGGATTTGTCGGGCTGATGTCATGAGTGGTGCATTGCCCGCGCGTATTTTGCAGGGGCTCGACGAGGCGGAAATTCTTCATCTGCTCGGCGGCGAGCCCGCGCGGGTTAAAGCAACAAGGCCGGAAAATTTTCGCAAACAGATCGTCGACTTCGTCAAGACTCGCCAACCGGACGTATTCGAAAGTCTCTATAAAGGATCGGAGCCCAAGGCGCGCTTCGTCGCGCAGATGCAACGTGTGACGCCAGGTCTCAGCGAGGCGGCCGCGGACGCCGTGCTGGCCCAGGCCAATAGCGAGGAATTCGAGCGGCTGGCGAGCACTGCGCGCTTTCCCTTGCGAATGTTGGAGCATGCTCGCTGGTATGCGCAACACGGGCGACTGAGCAACGCGTATGCCGGCTTGCACTTGGAAAACATGGCCTCGGTCGACAGCAAGCGGCTGGCGCTGCATGCCTTGCAAAAGTTGCCGGGGTGGTCGGATAGCGTGCGCCTGGAAGTTCGTGACACCAGCGGGGTATTGATCCACGGTATTGGCAGCGAGACGGCACCGGTTCCCAACTATCTGGTCAAGAAAGGTCCGGTATACCAAGCGTTCGATGAGCAGGGCACAGCGCTCGATAGCAACCCGCTACCCGGTGATAATTTTTTCCCTTCCCTCATGCGTGTCTTGCCCGATGACGCCCGCCAGGCAATGGGTGTTCCCGATATTAGCCAGCATGCTGAACTGCGCAAAGCAATTATCGGCTACGCCATCGATCATCCCGGTGAGATGGCGCAAGCGCTTGAACAGCACGCGGCCAAAAAAAACATGAACAAGTTGCCGATAAGGTTGAAAGACAAGCGCGTGGGTTATTACGCCAGTGGTCGCGGTCCAGGCATGGAGGCTCCACTGGTGGCACGCGTGCGGGCCGCCTACCCGGGGTTGACCGATCAACAGGCCAATAGCTACGTCCTTAAGCTGCGCCGGACAGGTCAAACCGATGTACAAGTTTATGCTTATTTACAAGCCCGGTTGAGCGAGTGGCAAACACTGGTGTCGACGCTTGAGGCGTGGGTGTCAGACCGATCCCCAGCGCTGCAAACCCATATTTTCGTACGTCGGGAGATTATGGACAGTCTCAAGGCATCGTGGCGAAATGCACCCTTGGCGGACCAGGAACTGCGTTTCAGCCAGCTGAGTCTAGTCGCTGTCGACCCCTTGCCTCTCATTACCGCCGATTTCTCCCATGTCCGGGATTTGAAGCTGAACGTGCCAAATGCCGAGGCTTTTTTAGAGCGTTGCGCTTCTGTGGAAACACTTGAAGTCCAGGTGATGCAGGACAACCCCGACAGGGTGTTCGAGTCATTGAAAAACCTGCGCAAACTGCGCAATTTGAACCTCAATACGCCGATAACTGCGCAGCTGGTATCCGAGCTTAAGGTGCTGTCCAACCTTGAAGAGCTTAACCTCACATCCCCCGTAGGAGGGGGAGGGCGCAGCGAGAGCCCCGTGTTGGATATTCGTGGTTTTAGCCGTTTGCGAAGGCTGCAAGTGAGCGACAGTCAGACAAAGCAGTGGCCAACAGGTGTGCTTGAGTTACCGCTGCTTGAACGGTTGAATCTGCGCGCAACGGGCATCGATACCCTGCCTGCAGACCTCTACCCTGGGCGTGATCGACTGTTGGCCGGCCTGTCGCTGGATTGGTCGAAAGTAGCGCGTGAGGACTTTAAACCCATTTATGAATACGTGCGCAATCGGCCTCGGCACTTGATTGATACGAGTGAAATGGTGAGGGATTACTGCAAAGGCGAGCTTTTTCGCCTGGCCGAAATAGACCCCCAGTATTTCAATGCGCTGCATACCAATGTTGCCGAGTTATGGCCAGAGCCTCAGGCCAGGTTTGACGCCGTGGAAGCCTTGAGCATGCAGCGCAGTGAGCTTGATCGACAGCTTGAGCGGTGGTTGGGCACAACGTCGCAGCCATCATCCGAGGGCCGTTCCATGAGTACGGTTGCGTCTACCTTGAAAGTAAGTTGGTGTAGCGAGTTGGTCCGCCAATACGTTCCCCCGACGGATTTACCGTTGCATGTTTACGGTCTCTCGGGGCTAACACGAGATCCCTCGATGTTTGTTTTGTTCGGCCTGCAGCTAGCCTCGTTACCGGAGTTACCTGCCGGTTTCTTCGCCCATGTGAAAACCTTGATCCTGAAACAGATGCGCGTGCCGGATCAACACTTGCAGCGCTTTGTCCTGGCTTTCAACGAAATTCGAACGCTTGACCTGAGCAATGGCGAGCTGACAGCTATGCGCTTCAAATCGGACGAGCTGCCGGCACTTGAGCATTTGAACCTGAGCCATAACCCCTTGACCGAGGTGGACGTGAGCCCAATGAGTCGACTCCACTCCCTGAGCGTGCGCGGAACACCGATTAAGGCGTGGCCGGTGGGGGCGGAGCATTTGCCGGAACCGATCTGGCTGGACTTGCGCGATACCCCTATCTCAACCTTGCCGCAGTCAGCACTGGACCGGGATCAGGTGCTGATTAATACCCACCTGAGCGGCACGCCTCTCAGCGTGCAAGCCTGCGCCGAGCTGGCGGCGGCACGCCAGCGATTCGAACAGACCAGGGGCCTGTCCCCAGGCACTCTGGCCCGTTTTGCCCAAGATCGTGTGCTGGTCATCTTTCCCCCGACCGAAAGCGACTGTTTGAATATTCACCATCTGCTGCCGTTACTGCCTGCCGAAATGTCGCGGGGCTCGCAGTCGTTGCAAACCCGCATGCGTCGTTTGCTCCCCGTGCTCAATGAGCATGAGGCGCGCCAGTGGATTGAAAAAATGTACGCGCAGGGAATCCCTGAGCTGCAACTGCATGAGCGTATCGATGGCTGGAACCAGACCTTCGAAGCGCTGACCCGTCGCTTGAATGATTGGTTACTCATTCGAGCGTTCAGGGAGGGCAACTGGGAGGTGTCGTCGCAGACTCGGCAAGCGGCAGCACTGCGCATCCTTGAATGCTGGCGCGAAGGGCTATTGACGGCCGGCAGCCAGGCCAGTGCCGAACTCAATCTCATTGGCCTGCGATTGGGTGATCTGCCTGAACTGTCAGGTGCCTTTACTCATGTCGCAACCTTGGGGTTGAGGGGCGTCGGGCTAACCGAGCAGGGTTCCAATGACTTCCTGCGTGCTTTTCCCAATGTGCGCACGCTGGACCTTGGCGGTAATCCGCTGGAGGAGGCATTGCCTGACGCTATCGCAGGCATGACTCATTTGCAGCACCTTGATTTGTCCTATACCAGCCTCACCGCATCCGAGGCTGTGTACCGCTCGCTGAGAGGCCTGCAGCATCTGCAAAGGCTGAACCTGGCCAACTGTGACCTGGAAAGCTTCCGGCTCGACGGGTTCAGACGACTTCAGAATCTGGATCTACAAAACAATTGGCTGACGCAGTGGCCCGAGGGCGTGTGGCAATCCGAGTCCCTGCTAAGGCTGAATCTGTCGGGCAATGACCTTGCTTCGATTCCACCCCAGGCGTTGGACGGAACCCACGATCTCCTGATGTCGAACACCAATTTGTTTGACAACCGTGAGCTGTCGCGGGACTCACTTGAGCGGCTCAGGGGGTACGCACATGAGCGGCAGCTCGATCCGGTATTAGGGTTTACGCGCTCAGAGCTTGATGAGCTGATTAATGACTTTGGCGGTGATGACAGCAATGACACCGAAAGCACCTTCTCCGATGAGGTCGTACCCGAAGGGCAGGGTGGACGTGGACATCTGTCGTTATGGCTGGAAAGCCTTGCTCCAGAGACGCAAGCAGCCAGTCGGGCGCTATGGGCGCAATTGGAGGGTGAGCCGGGTCATGAGGCGCTTTTTCATTTGCTGAGGCGTTTGCAGGACACTGCGGAGTTCAATTTTTCCCGCGCGGACCTGACACGAAGGGTCTGGGAAGTGTTGAAAGCGGCGGGAAGCGATAGTGAACTGAGGCAAGTGCTGTTCCGGTTGTCAGACACCCATGGCACCTGTGTGGACGGGCGTATCCTGACGTTCAGCGGATTAGAGGTCAAAGTATTCGAATATAACGCTCTGCTTGAAGTCAATCCTGCTCATCTGGACCAGAAGGGTCCTGCTTTGTTGAAATTGTCCCGGCAGTTGTTTCGTTTGGGCGAGGTTGAAAAATTGGCCGACAAAGACATCAGCGCTCGAGGGCGTCACGCAGATCCCGCGGAAGTGCGTCTGGAATATCGACTCGGCCTCCAGGGGCTGCTGGACTTGCCGGGTCAGCCCGGGTACATGATGTATGGCAAGCCCATTACCGGCATGACCCTTATCGGTGCATTCAAGGCAGTGAAGATCGCGGAAGCCACCGATGCATTTTATGAAGACCTGATTACACGTGACTACTGGGTGGATTACCTCAAGGAGAAATACCCAAAGGAATTTACCGCATTGGAGCAAAACTCGGCGCAAAAGCATGAAAAACTTGAAAATGATCATGCAACCTTCAGTGAGGCCTATAGCGAGGCCGCTAGCGTGCTGGAGGTTGAACTTACGACTGAGCGAAATAAAAAACTCCTTGAGTTGTCTCGTCAAGAGGCCTCGTCACCTCCGCTCTCTGAGCGTGACCCGGACCAGCCAGGCACTTCCAAGGACCTGATGGGCGGGCGGTCCGGCTGA